One Catenulispora sp. EB89 genomic window, GCCGTTACGCCGGCGCAGAAACGGCTCCAGCGCACTGACCAGACCGCCGGGGCTCGGACGCCACCGCTCGGTGCCGTCCTCCAGCTGCTCCAAATCGACCGGCAGCCGGTTGGCGACGACCAGGAAATCCGCGCCGCGCTCCGTTATCGCATCCACAAGCCAAACGCCTCTCGCTATGCCAATTGTCCTCGGCGCGCCGCTGTGGACACGTCGGGGGCGCTGACGGTCTTCACGGGCTCTCTGAAGACGAATCCGGACAACCGCAACGCGGACCTCTCAGTACCCATGATCCCGCCATTCAACCGGTGAAGATTAGGTTTGTTCGACACTTGTCGGACGAAACCCACGCGAAACACCGGTTCCGTACGATCGACAGGGTTTGGCCTGTGGATAGCTGGTCATACGGGGCAAGCGCGTGGGCGGCCTGGCCGCCTGCCCGGAGCGGTCATGAGGAGTCGGCCGTTCAAGCGGTGAGACTAGAAATTGAGGCCCTGGCAATGGATATGAACTCTTCTCTTCGTGATGCCGCCGATGTCGTCGACATCGTCGGCCGAGGAGTGGCGACGGTCCACTCGGAGCCGGACGCGGCGCGGGCCGCCGTGGTCATCGTCGGCGGTCATGAGGGCGGTGCCGAGGTGCCGGTCGAGCCTTTGGTCGAGCAGGGCCCGTTGCTGAGGGCGTCTTCGGCGGGACATTTGTTGGAGAACGCCGTACAGCAGGCTCTTGACGGTACTGATCTGCCGGTGTGCGTGGTGCCGATGACGTTGGGACGTGATCCGCAGCTGGTCGCCGACACCGCTCGGACGCTGACCTGGCTGACGCGCGGCCCGATGGCCGGCCGCGTGATGCTGGCCGAGCCGTTCGGCAACGCGACGCTCTTGACGGGATGGCTGCGGGTGGCGGTGGCGCGGGTCGTCGATCCCTTCGACGCTCCGGATGTCGCGGTTCTGTTGACGGCCAAGGCGGCCAACCCCTTCGATGACGCGGAGTTGTTCCGGATCGCGCATCTGGTCAAGTCGCGAGGCGATCTGCCGTGGGTCGAGGTGGCGCTCCGGGGCGGCGAGCCCGACGTCGCCGAGGGTGTCGAGCGGTGTGGGCAGCTTGGTGCGCGGCAGGTCGTCGTGGTTCCCGCGGACTTCGGTCCCGCTGTCGAGGCCCCGACGGCGGGGGCCGTGGACGGCGGACCGCTTTTGATGCCCTCGGAGGTCTCCGGGATGCTGGCGACGCGGATCTCCGCGGCGTTGCTCAAGCTCAGCCGGGGCGACGACGGGATCGCCGCCGGGCTCGATGCCGACCACCAGCACGGACACGGCGGGACTCCGTGGCGTGAGGCCGACTACGGCACCGACTGATCGACGGTCACACGATCGGCCTTTATGCGATCGACCTCTTTGCGATCGACCTTTACGCGATCGGCCCTCACACGGTTGCCGACGCGGTCGCGCCGCCGCTCTTGCCGCTCTTGCCGACAGCGGAGATCGGCGGCGCGACGTCTTCCAGGCCCTGGCGCTCGGCGTTGACGCCGAGGAACCAGCCGACCGCGCCGCCGATCATCATCACGACCGCGCCGATGACGTAGCCCCAGAACAGCGGCGTGCGGTCCGGGTGCGGGTTGTTCTGGCCGCCGATCAGGTGGCCGAACAGGAACGGTGCGACCACGCCGCCGGCGCCTTGGGAGAGCGCGAAGAAGAAGGAGATGGCCTGCGCGCGCAGCTCCAGCGGGAAGATCTCGCTGACGGTGAGGTAGGCCGAGGAGGCGCCGGCGGAGGCGAA contains:
- a CDS encoding sirohydrochlorin chelatase, with protein sequence MNSSLRDAADVVDIVGRGVATVHSEPDAARAAVVIVGGHEGGAEVPVEPLVEQGPLLRASSAGHLLENAVQQALDGTDLPVCVVPMTLGRDPQLVADTARTLTWLTRGPMAGRVMLAEPFGNATLLTGWLRVAVARVVDPFDAPDVAVLLTAKAANPFDDAELFRIAHLVKSRGDLPWVEVALRGGEPDVAEGVERCGQLGARQVVVVPADFGPAVEAPTAGAVDGGPLLMPSEVSGMLATRISAALLKLSRGDDGIAAGLDADHQHGHGGTPWREADYGTD